The Anolis carolinensis isolate JA03-04 chromosome 1, rAnoCar3.1.pri, whole genome shotgun sequence genome window below encodes:
- the kmo gene encoding kynurenine 3-monooxygenase isoform X2, whose product MRTIFTSRRCPHECPARPSPRGTRPPGRTKNIRTSNAIRGRSINLALSHRGRQALKAVGMEDQIVSKGIPMRARRIHTLSGKQYAIPYGTKKQYILSVDRANLNKELLNAAEKYPNTTLYFGHKLLHCNVESGLLDFSRSDQTRREVSCDLIVGCDGAFSTVRKQFVRQTRFNYSQTYITHGYKELKIPPKDGDFAMEPNFLHIWPRNSFMMIALPNMDKSFTCTLFMPFDDFEKLTNGDQVLDFFKMYFPDAIPLMGRQELIQEYFLLPPQAMISVKCSSYHIASRCVLMGDAAHALVPFYGQGMNSGFEDCLVFDELMEKFQNDFSPCLPEFSRLRVPDDHAISDLSMYNYVEMRELVNSRWFIFRKKIFNLLHALFPYTVIPLYTMVTFSRIRYHEAVQRWKWQDKVINRGLFCIGAVTALSGIYLLRNVIKQQTDFIIKNMWRGDSFKIFGNVPRFY is encoded by the exons ATGAGGACCATCTTTACTTCCCGCCGCTGCCCTCACGAGTGCCCAGCCCGGCCCTCACCCCGCGGAACACGCCCACCGGGGCGGACCAAGA ATATCCGTACTTCTAATGCTATTCGTGGCAGAAGCATTAATTTGGCCCTTTCTCATCGGGGAAGGCAAGCTCTCAAGGCTGTTGGGATGGAAGATCAG attgtgTCTAAAGGCATCCCCATGAGGGCAAGAAGGATCCACACACTCTCAGGCAAACAATATGCGATTCCCTATGGAACAAAAAAACAG TATATTCTCTCTGTCGATAGAGCAAATTTAAACAAAGAGCTTCTAAATG CTGCTGAGAAATATCCCAACACTACATTATACTTTGGACACAAACTGCTTCATTGCAATGTAGAATCAGGGCTATTGGACTTTTCAAG ATCAGACCAGACAAGAAGAGAGGTCTCTTGTGATCTTATTGTGGGTTGTGATGGAGCTTTTTCTACAGTTAGGAAGCAGTTTGTGAGACAAACACGTTTCAATTACAGCCAGACCTATATTACTCATGGATATAAGGAGCTGAAAATCCCCCCAAAGGATGGAGAT TTTGCCATGGAGCCAAATTTTCTGCACATTTGGCCAAGGAACTCATTCATGATGATTGCGCTGCCAAACATG GACAAGTCATTCACATGTACTCTCTTCATGCCTTTTGATGATTTTGAGAAGCTCACAAATGGAGaccaagtgttggatttcttcaaaatgtattttccaGACGCAATCCCTCTAATGGGAAG gcAGGAATTGATACAAGAATACTTTTTGCTACCACCCCAGGCCATGATCTCTGTGAAATGCTCCTCATATCATATTGCCTCTCGCTGTGTCCTGATGGGAGATGCAGCACACGCACTTGTCCCCTTCTATGGCCAAGGCATGAATTCC GGATTTGAAGATTGCCTGGTTTTTGATGAATTAATGGAGAAGTTCCAAAATGATTTCA GTCCTTGCCTTCCAGAGTTTTCAAGACTGAGAGTGCCTGATGACCATGCAATCTCAGATTTATCCATGTACAATTATGTAGAG ATGCGTGAGCTTGTTAATTCAAGGTGGTTCATCTTTCGGAAAAAAATATTCAACTTACTTCATGCCCTCTTCCCCTACACAGTCATCCCTCTGTATACCATG GTCACCTTCTCCAGAATCCGGTATCATGAAGCTGTGCAAAGATGGAAGTGGCAGGATAAG GTAATAAACAGAGGCCTTTTCTGCATTGGAGCAGTGACAGCACTGAGTGGCATCTATCTACTAAGAAATGTGATAAAGCAACAAACCGATTTCATTATCAAGAATATGTGGAGAGGAGATAGCTTTAAAATCTTTGGGAATGTTCCACGATTCTACTGA
- the kmo gene encoding kynurenine 3-monooxygenase isoform X3, which produces MGPQPEGRGGGGGQAHGDIRTSNAIRGRSINLALSHRGRQALKAVGMEDQIVSKGIPMRARRIHTLSGKQYAIPYGTKKQYILSVDRANLNKELLNAAEKYPNTTLYFGHKLLHCNVESGLLDFSRSDQTRREVSCDLIVGCDGAFSTVRKQFVRQTRFNYSQTYITHGYKELKIPPKDGDFAMEPNFLHIWPRNSFMMIALPNMDKSFTCTLFMPFDDFEKLTNGDQVLDFFKMYFPDAIPLMGRQELIQEYFLLPPQAMISVKCSSYHIASRCVLMGDAAHALVPFYGQGMNSGFEDCLVFDELMEKFQNDFSPCLPEFSRLRVPDDHAISDLSMYNYVEMRELVNSRWFIFRKKIFNLLHALFPYTVIPLYTMVTFSRIRYHEAVQRWKWQDKVINRGLFCIGAVTALSGIYLLRNVIKQQTDFIIKNMWRGDSFKIFGNVPRFY; this is translated from the exons ATGGGCCCTCAGCCCGAAGGCAGAGGTGGCGGCGGAGGCCAAGCGCACGGTG ATATCCGTACTTCTAATGCTATTCGTGGCAGAAGCATTAATTTGGCCCTTTCTCATCGGGGAAGGCAAGCTCTCAAGGCTGTTGGGATGGAAGATCAG attgtgTCTAAAGGCATCCCCATGAGGGCAAGAAGGATCCACACACTCTCAGGCAAACAATATGCGATTCCCTATGGAACAAAAAAACAG TATATTCTCTCTGTCGATAGAGCAAATTTAAACAAAGAGCTTCTAAATG CTGCTGAGAAATATCCCAACACTACATTATACTTTGGACACAAACTGCTTCATTGCAATGTAGAATCAGGGCTATTGGACTTTTCAAG ATCAGACCAGACAAGAAGAGAGGTCTCTTGTGATCTTATTGTGGGTTGTGATGGAGCTTTTTCTACAGTTAGGAAGCAGTTTGTGAGACAAACACGTTTCAATTACAGCCAGACCTATATTACTCATGGATATAAGGAGCTGAAAATCCCCCCAAAGGATGGAGAT TTTGCCATGGAGCCAAATTTTCTGCACATTTGGCCAAGGAACTCATTCATGATGATTGCGCTGCCAAACATG GACAAGTCATTCACATGTACTCTCTTCATGCCTTTTGATGATTTTGAGAAGCTCACAAATGGAGaccaagtgttggatttcttcaaaatgtattttccaGACGCAATCCCTCTAATGGGAAG gcAGGAATTGATACAAGAATACTTTTTGCTACCACCCCAGGCCATGATCTCTGTGAAATGCTCCTCATATCATATTGCCTCTCGCTGTGTCCTGATGGGAGATGCAGCACACGCACTTGTCCCCTTCTATGGCCAAGGCATGAATTCC GGATTTGAAGATTGCCTGGTTTTTGATGAATTAATGGAGAAGTTCCAAAATGATTTCA GTCCTTGCCTTCCAGAGTTTTCAAGACTGAGAGTGCCTGATGACCATGCAATCTCAGATTTATCCATGTACAATTATGTAGAG ATGCGTGAGCTTGTTAATTCAAGGTGGTTCATCTTTCGGAAAAAAATATTCAACTTACTTCATGCCCTCTTCCCCTACACAGTCATCCCTCTGTATACCATG GTCACCTTCTCCAGAATCCGGTATCATGAAGCTGTGCAAAGATGGAAGTGGCAGGATAAG GTAATAAACAGAGGCCTTTTCTGCATTGGAGCAGTGACAGCACTGAGTGGCATCTATCTACTAAGAAATGTGATAAAGCAACAAACCGATTTCATTATCAAGAATATGTGGAGAGGAGATAGCTTTAAAATCTTTGGGAATGTTCCACGATTCTACTGA
- the kmo gene encoding kynurenine 3-monooxygenase isoform X1 — protein MNPSDTQRKKVAIIGGGLVGSLNACFFAKRGFVVELYESRPDIRTSNAIRGRSINLALSHRGRQALKAVGMEDQIVSKGIPMRARRIHTLSGKQYAIPYGTKKQYILSVDRANLNKELLNAAEKYPNTTLYFGHKLLHCNVESGLLDFSRSDQTRREVSCDLIVGCDGAFSTVRKQFVRQTRFNYSQTYITHGYKELKIPPKDGDFAMEPNFLHIWPRNSFMMIALPNMDKSFTCTLFMPFDDFEKLTNGDQVLDFFKMYFPDAIPLMGRQELIQEYFLLPPQAMISVKCSSYHIASRCVLMGDAAHALVPFYGQGMNSGFEDCLVFDELMEKFQNDFSPCLPEFSRLRVPDDHAISDLSMYNYVEMRELVNSRWFIFRKKIFNLLHALFPYTVIPLYTMVTFSRIRYHEAVQRWKWQDKVINRGLFCIGAVTALSGIYLLRNVIKQQTDFIIKNMWRGDSFKIFGNVPRFY, from the exons GTAGGTTCTTTAAATGCTTGCTTCTTTGCGAAAAGAGGTTTTGTAGTGGAACTGTATGAAAGCAGACCAG ATATCCGTACTTCTAATGCTATTCGTGGCAGAAGCATTAATTTGGCCCTTTCTCATCGGGGAAGGCAAGCTCTCAAGGCTGTTGGGATGGAAGATCAG attgtgTCTAAAGGCATCCCCATGAGGGCAAGAAGGATCCACACACTCTCAGGCAAACAATATGCGATTCCCTATGGAACAAAAAAACAG TATATTCTCTCTGTCGATAGAGCAAATTTAAACAAAGAGCTTCTAAATG CTGCTGAGAAATATCCCAACACTACATTATACTTTGGACACAAACTGCTTCATTGCAATGTAGAATCAGGGCTATTGGACTTTTCAAG ATCAGACCAGACAAGAAGAGAGGTCTCTTGTGATCTTATTGTGGGTTGTGATGGAGCTTTTTCTACAGTTAGGAAGCAGTTTGTGAGACAAACACGTTTCAATTACAGCCAGACCTATATTACTCATGGATATAAGGAGCTGAAAATCCCCCCAAAGGATGGAGAT TTTGCCATGGAGCCAAATTTTCTGCACATTTGGCCAAGGAACTCATTCATGATGATTGCGCTGCCAAACATG GACAAGTCATTCACATGTACTCTCTTCATGCCTTTTGATGATTTTGAGAAGCTCACAAATGGAGaccaagtgttggatttcttcaaaatgtattttccaGACGCAATCCCTCTAATGGGAAG gcAGGAATTGATACAAGAATACTTTTTGCTACCACCCCAGGCCATGATCTCTGTGAAATGCTCCTCATATCATATTGCCTCTCGCTGTGTCCTGATGGGAGATGCAGCACACGCACTTGTCCCCTTCTATGGCCAAGGCATGAATTCC GGATTTGAAGATTGCCTGGTTTTTGATGAATTAATGGAGAAGTTCCAAAATGATTTCA GTCCTTGCCTTCCAGAGTTTTCAAGACTGAGAGTGCCTGATGACCATGCAATCTCAGATTTATCCATGTACAATTATGTAGAG ATGCGTGAGCTTGTTAATTCAAGGTGGTTCATCTTTCGGAAAAAAATATTCAACTTACTTCATGCCCTCTTCCCCTACACAGTCATCCCTCTGTATACCATG GTCACCTTCTCCAGAATCCGGTATCATGAAGCTGTGCAAAGATGGAAGTGGCAGGATAAG GTAATAAACAGAGGCCTTTTCTGCATTGGAGCAGTGACAGCACTGAGTGGCATCTATCTACTAAGAAATGTGATAAAGCAACAAACCGATTTCATTATCAAGAATATGTGGAGAGGAGATAGCTTTAAAATCTTTGGGAATGTTCCACGATTCTACTGA
- the kmo gene encoding kynurenine 3-monooxygenase isoform X4, translated as MEDQIVSKGIPMRARRIHTLSGKQYAIPYGTKKQYILSVDRANLNKELLNAAEKYPNTTLYFGHKLLHCNVESGLLDFSRSDQTRREVSCDLIVGCDGAFSTVRKQFVRQTRFNYSQTYITHGYKELKIPPKDGDFAMEPNFLHIWPRNSFMMIALPNMDKSFTCTLFMPFDDFEKLTNGDQVLDFFKMYFPDAIPLMGRQELIQEYFLLPPQAMISVKCSSYHIASRCVLMGDAAHALVPFYGQGMNSGFEDCLVFDELMEKFQNDFSPCLPEFSRLRVPDDHAISDLSMYNYVEMRELVNSRWFIFRKKIFNLLHALFPYTVIPLYTMVTFSRIRYHEAVQRWKWQDKVINRGLFCIGAVTALSGIYLLRNVIKQQTDFIIKNMWRGDSFKIFGNVPRFY; from the exons ATGGAAGATCAG attgtgTCTAAAGGCATCCCCATGAGGGCAAGAAGGATCCACACACTCTCAGGCAAACAATATGCGATTCCCTATGGAACAAAAAAACAG TATATTCTCTCTGTCGATAGAGCAAATTTAAACAAAGAGCTTCTAAATG CTGCTGAGAAATATCCCAACACTACATTATACTTTGGACACAAACTGCTTCATTGCAATGTAGAATCAGGGCTATTGGACTTTTCAAG ATCAGACCAGACAAGAAGAGAGGTCTCTTGTGATCTTATTGTGGGTTGTGATGGAGCTTTTTCTACAGTTAGGAAGCAGTTTGTGAGACAAACACGTTTCAATTACAGCCAGACCTATATTACTCATGGATATAAGGAGCTGAAAATCCCCCCAAAGGATGGAGAT TTTGCCATGGAGCCAAATTTTCTGCACATTTGGCCAAGGAACTCATTCATGATGATTGCGCTGCCAAACATG GACAAGTCATTCACATGTACTCTCTTCATGCCTTTTGATGATTTTGAGAAGCTCACAAATGGAGaccaagtgttggatttcttcaaaatgtattttccaGACGCAATCCCTCTAATGGGAAG gcAGGAATTGATACAAGAATACTTTTTGCTACCACCCCAGGCCATGATCTCTGTGAAATGCTCCTCATATCATATTGCCTCTCGCTGTGTCCTGATGGGAGATGCAGCACACGCACTTGTCCCCTTCTATGGCCAAGGCATGAATTCC GGATTTGAAGATTGCCTGGTTTTTGATGAATTAATGGAGAAGTTCCAAAATGATTTCA GTCCTTGCCTTCCAGAGTTTTCAAGACTGAGAGTGCCTGATGACCATGCAATCTCAGATTTATCCATGTACAATTATGTAGAG ATGCGTGAGCTTGTTAATTCAAGGTGGTTCATCTTTCGGAAAAAAATATTCAACTTACTTCATGCCCTCTTCCCCTACACAGTCATCCCTCTGTATACCATG GTCACCTTCTCCAGAATCCGGTATCATGAAGCTGTGCAAAGATGGAAGTGGCAGGATAAG GTAATAAACAGAGGCCTTTTCTGCATTGGAGCAGTGACAGCACTGAGTGGCATCTATCTACTAAGAAATGTGATAAAGCAACAAACCGATTTCATTATCAAGAATATGTGGAGAGGAGATAGCTTTAAAATCTTTGGGAATGTTCCACGATTCTACTGA